From a single Planctellipticum variicoloris genomic region:
- a CDS encoding FAD-binding oxidoreductase, with translation METPELGICEDLAGLFRGEIRDDPLGRAIYASDASLYQVTPQAVCCPQDADDLAVLVKYAREERLPLFARGAGSGLAGESLGRGLIVDFSRHMHEVLSFGEQTVRVQPGVVLEGLNERLRPLGRYFPPDPSGSAVTTIGGMLGVDAAGSHSIRVGSTRDHVQSLEVVLASGVRFEAGVESVPGGLTELNEEFENRPEAVRGWLLSRLSHLLAANAEMIQERQPARQFRNRSGYFLRGVLSDGTINLPRLLVGSEGTLGLITAATLHTSPLPACRGVILLLYPSVDSAAEAVRHLVREEPSACDLLDRRILTLACEIDEQLARTVPPSTEAALIVEQTGGNEEDVLRRLERLVAAQQEIAAPGQLVWRAVGDREVERLWGIAHRVVPLLNRLRGETRPLPFVEDIAVPPESLQEFLHRAQRVLHRHQAVASLYAHAAAGQVHLRPFLANPTPASASKLEELARDLYEAALALGGSLSGEHGLGLARTAFLRSQYGPLYRVFEQIKRLFDPENLLNPGKVISDDPHLTVRHFRPAEEPQLPLHQVQLEWSPVELKEQAARCNGCGACRTQGPEGRMCPFFRTEPDEERSPRAKANVMRWLADGTLPATVLDQPEMERLTRSCFNCKQCELECPANVNVPHLMLEAKAQRVAAHGLSRIDWFLSRLHTWGNFGCRVSPAINLLLQTRLGRWLLEKSVQIARQRKLPRFARRPFLQTARRKWLMPPASFAAPRPVIYFVDHYANYHDPDLAEAFCRIVEHQGLRVHVPPGQRPSGMALISAGDIEAARPLAEHNIRTLVEFAREGCPIVCTEPTAAVCLRQDYPRILNDGEAGLVAGQVIEAGEFLRQIDQQGNLRRNFSELSMNAAYHTPCHLKALGAGEPLADLCDLIPGLEISRIEHGCSGMAGVFGLSTANLAESLAIGHDLIERMATDRFGVGMTECSACKMQMEQRTTRPTVHPLKLLALAYGLMPELKRALQPSNNRRVIS, from the coding sequence TTGGAAACTCCCGAGCTTGGCATCTGTGAAGACCTGGCGGGCCTCTTTCGCGGCGAGATTCGCGACGATCCGCTCGGTCGGGCGATCTATGCGAGCGACGCGAGCCTGTATCAGGTGACGCCGCAGGCGGTGTGCTGTCCGCAGGACGCCGACGACCTGGCGGTGCTGGTGAAGTACGCCCGCGAGGAGCGGCTGCCGTTGTTTGCGCGCGGGGCGGGTTCCGGCCTGGCGGGGGAGTCGCTGGGGCGGGGGCTGATCGTCGATTTCTCGCGTCATATGCACGAGGTGCTGTCGTTCGGCGAGCAGACGGTGCGCGTGCAGCCGGGAGTGGTGCTGGAGGGGCTCAATGAACGGCTGCGTCCGCTGGGGCGGTACTTTCCGCCGGACCCTTCGGGTTCCGCGGTCACGACGATCGGCGGGATGCTGGGGGTCGACGCCGCCGGTTCGCATTCGATTCGCGTCGGTTCGACGCGCGATCACGTGCAGAGTCTGGAAGTCGTGCTGGCGTCGGGGGTGAGATTCGAGGCGGGGGTCGAGTCCGTCCCTGGGGGGCTGACGGAGCTGAACGAAGAGTTTGAAAACCGTCCGGAGGCCGTGCGCGGGTGGCTGCTGTCGCGGCTGTCGCATCTGCTGGCGGCCAATGCGGAGATGATCCAGGAACGGCAGCCTGCGCGGCAGTTTCGAAATCGGAGCGGGTACTTTCTGCGCGGCGTGCTCTCCGATGGAACGATCAATCTGCCGCGGCTGCTGGTGGGATCGGAAGGGACGCTGGGGCTGATCACCGCGGCGACGCTGCATACGTCGCCGCTGCCGGCCTGTCGGGGGGTGATTCTGCTGCTGTATCCTTCCGTCGACAGCGCGGCGGAGGCGGTGCGGCATCTGGTTCGCGAAGAGCCGAGCGCCTGCGATCTGCTGGATCGGCGGATTCTGACGCTGGCGTGCGAAATCGACGAGCAACTGGCCCGGACGGTTCCACCGTCGACGGAGGCGGCGCTGATTGTCGAACAGACCGGCGGAAACGAGGAGGATGTGTTGCGCCGCCTGGAGCGGCTGGTTGCGGCGCAGCAGGAAATTGCGGCGCCCGGGCAACTGGTCTGGCGGGCGGTGGGCGACCGGGAGGTCGAGCGATTGTGGGGCATTGCTCATCGGGTTGTGCCGTTGCTGAACCGGCTGCGCGGGGAAACGCGGCCGCTGCCGTTTGTGGAAGACATCGCCGTCCCCCCGGAGTCGCTGCAGGAGTTTCTGCATCGGGCTCAGCGGGTGTTGCACCGGCACCAGGCGGTGGCGTCGCTCTACGCGCATGCGGCGGCCGGGCAGGTCCATTTGCGTCCGTTTCTGGCGAATCCGACGCCGGCGAGTGCTTCGAAGCTGGAGGAACTGGCGCGTGACCTTTATGAGGCGGCGCTGGCGCTGGGGGGATCGCTCAGCGGGGAGCATGGACTGGGGCTGGCGCGAACGGCGTTTCTGCGGTCGCAGTACGGTCCGCTGTATCGCGTTTTCGAGCAGATCAAGCGGCTGTTCGATCCCGAGAACCTGCTCAACCCCGGTAAGGTGATCAGCGACGATCCCCACTTGACGGTGCGTCATTTCCGTCCGGCGGAGGAGCCGCAGTTGCCGCTGCACCAGGTTCAGCTCGAATGGTCGCCTGTCGAACTCAAGGAGCAGGCGGCGCGCTGCAATGGCTGCGGCGCATGCAGGACGCAAGGGCCGGAAGGGCGGATGTGTCCGTTCTTCCGGACCGAACCGGACGAAGAGCGATCGCCGCGGGCGAAGGCGAATGTCATGCGGTGGCTGGCGGACGGGACGCTGCCGGCGACGGTGCTCGATCAGCCGGAGATGGAGCGGTTGACGCGATCGTGTTTCAACTGCAAGCAGTGCGAGCTGGAATGCCCGGCGAACGTCAACGTGCCGCACCTGATGCTGGAAGCGAAGGCTCAACGGGTGGCCGCCCACGGGCTGTCGCGCATCGACTGGTTTCTGTCGCGGCTGCATACGTGGGGGAATTTCGGCTGCCGGGTCTCCCCGGCGATCAATCTGCTCCTGCAGACGCGACTGGGGCGCTGGCTGCTGGAGAAGTCGGTGCAGATCGCCCGCCAGCGCAAACTTCCGCGTTTTGCCCGCCGGCCGTTTTTGCAGACAGCCCGCAGGAAATGGCTGATGCCGCCGGCGTCGTTCGCAGCGCCGCGACCGGTGATCTATTTTGTCGACCACTACGCCAACTACCACGATCCGGATCTGGCGGAAGCCTTCTGCCGGATCGTGGAGCACCAGGGACTGCGGGTGCATGTGCCGCCGGGGCAGCGACCGTCGGGAATGGCGTTGATTTCCGCGGGAGACATCGAAGCGGCCCGACCGCTGGCGGAGCACAACATTAGGACGCTGGTGGAGTTTGCCCGCGAGGGTTGCCCGATCGTCTGCACGGAGCCGACGGCTGCGGTCTGCCTGCGGCAGGACTACCCGCGGATTCTCAACGACGGCGAAGCCGGCCTCGTGGCCGGGCAGGTGATCGAGGCGGGGGAGTTTCTGCGACAGATTGACCAACAGGGGAATCTGCGACGGAATTTCTCAGAGCTGTCGATGAATGCCGCGTACCACACGCCGTGCCATTTGAAGGCGCTGGGGGCGGGAGAGCCGCTCGCGGACTTGTGCGATCTGATTCCCGGTCTGGAGATTTCCCGGATCGAGCATGGGTGTTCGGGAATGGCAGGAGTGTTCGGGCTCTCGACGGCCAACCTTGCGGAGTCTCTGGCCATCGGTCA